The Oceanispirochaeta sp. nucleotide sequence TTGTCGTTTAAATCCTTAAAGTTATCCGGTTTTGAAATGATGAGTGCAAATTGATTGCCGTTGTTGATAAATTTTCTTATCTTTTCCAAAAGATAAGTCTGATTGAATATTCCTGTCAATTTATCCCTGTAAACTTGTTTTTTCAGTTCCTGCATCAGAGGAGAGTTTTCTTTTATAAGAGAGTTGGCACTGCGTATTCTTTCCGCAATGTTGACCAGAATCTTATGGAGTATCCGGGCAGAAATTTCGGGGAGTTCTTTAAGTATCTCCTCAAAACTGGTGCCGGATTTTGGAAACACCAGCAAGCGGGTTTCACCCGATGCGACGGCGGAGGCTACTCTGTTTGTTTCTGTAAACATATCCAGTTCACCAAAGCAGTTTCCCTGAATAAAACGGGCAAAATCAATGACAGGTCCGTATTCTTCCTGTTTCTGAACAACAACTTCACCCGATTCGACGATGTACAGGGCATTTCCCGGTTCCCCTGTCTTAAATACGGTTTCACCCGGCTGGTATATTCGAAATTCACTGTTTTTGGCTATGACTCTTAACTCATGAGTCTGGAGAGAGGAGAATATATCTGTTTGCTTAAGAAGTACTGGTTTTGTAAAGGCCAGTTTTTTTGTCATTACAGCTCCTGGAAATCACTTTAATAATGATTGATTGTACAATTATAATTCTTATATGTGCAGAAAGAAAGCTGTTTTGAGAAAGAAAGTCAGGCTGAAGTGTTCAGAAAAAGTTTTACTTTCTCCTGATAAGCAGGAAGGATTGTATTGAATGGCTTTTGAATATGGGCTATGTTTCCCCGAACCCAAATACTATTAAATATTTTCACAGGAATTAAATATATGCCCTTTATCGCTTCCGGAAAAACTCCCTTGAATCCCCTCGAAATCCTGAAAAGCCGTTTTAAACATACCGCTTTTCAGGGAGATCAGGAAAAAATCATAAACCGCCTACTCTCAGGAAAGGATCATCACTGTCTCGTGTTGATGCCCACCGGCGGGGGTAAATCTCTGTGTTATCAGCTAACCGCACTCTGCCTGCCCGGGAAAACCCTGGTTATCAGTCCCCTCATATCCCTGATGAAAGATCAGGTGGATGCCCTGAGGAAGAAGGGAATCGAGGCTTCTTTTATCAATTCCACAGTCTCTAAAGGGGACAGGGAAAAACGGCTGGAAGAGTTTGTATACGGGAAAACCAAGATTTTCTATGTGACGCCGGAGCGGTTCAAAAAAGCCGAATTCATGGAAAAAGTTAAGCGGGTGGAACTCTCCCTTCTGGCAGTCGATGAGGCTCATTGCATCTCGGCCTGGGGCAACGATTTCAGGCCCGATTTCAGCCGTATCGGAGAGTACCGGAAGAGTCTCGGAAACCCTCTGACCATTGCTCTGACCGCAACAGCGACTGTGGATGTGCAGGAGGATATCCTTCGTGTTCTTCAATTGGATGAGTCTTCCGTTAAGACATTCAACCAGGGCATTCAAAGACCCAATCTTCATCTGGAAGCCGAAGAAGTGGTAGATGATGAGATGAAACTGGAACGGATGGTCGGGATCATCGCCCGTATCCCCGGTAGTGGTATCATTTATTTTTCACTGATCAAAACCTTGGAAACATTCTCTGCCTTGCTGGACCAATTGGGAATTACACATCTGGTGTATCATGGAAAACTGGATCAATCCCAGAGGAAGAGGGTTCAGAATACCTTTATGAAGGGATCTGAACTGGTTCTGGCGACCAATGCCTTCGGGATGGGGATCGATAAAAAGGATATCCGTTTCATTGTGCATGCAGAAATTCCGGGGAGTCTTGAATCCTACTATCAGGAGATCGGCCGGGCAGGGCGGGATGGTCAGGACTCACTGTGTTCCCTGTTTTATAACCAGGATGATTTGATGATTCATATGGATTTTATAAAATGGTCCAACCCGGAGCCCTCTTTTTATCAGAAGCTGTTTCAATTTTTGGAAAAGGAGATCGAAAAAGCTAATATTTTCGGCCTGGAATACCTGAGAGAGCAGCTGGTTTACAAAAACCGATACGATTTCCGCCTTGATACCGCCCTGGGATTGTTGGAGCGCCATGGGGTCACATCCGGGTCTATTGACGATAAAAACCTGAAACTCACAGCATCCCTGCCCGAGTCCCTGATTGATGAATCGGTGCATGAAAAACATATAAACCATGACAGGCAGAAGCTTTTAGGAATTGTGAATTACTTCCGTACCGATTCCTGCCGGTTTTCCTTTCTTGAAGAGTATTTTGGCATTACCAGTGCACACCGCTGCCGGAATTGTGACAACTGCTGATCCTTTCTCTCATTCTTTGACAATTCGATAGAATAGGCTTAAAACAAATTAAATAGAATGATCGTGCAAGATAGAACGGACACGATTAAATTAATAAGCCAGGAAGGGTCAGCCATGAAAGAATACGATATCGTGGTTATCGGAGCCGGTTCGGGTGGCATCACAGCGGCTGTCACGGCTGCCGGATTCAGAAAGAAAGTATTGCTCATAGATAAAAGCAAACCCGGGGGAGAGTGTACCTGGTCAGGTTGTATTCCCAGTAAGGCCCTGATTCATGAGGCCAAAAAAATAAATACCATCAGAAAAACCATAAAGGATTTTCCCTACGATAGTAAAGAGGCCCTCGATCATGTCCATCGGGTAAGAGAGACGGTCTACTCCCATGAAACACCTGAGTCCCTGTCAAAATCCGGGATCGAATACCTTCAGGGAAGAGCCAGTTTCAAGGATTCCAGGACATTGCTGGTGGGTAATCAGGAGGTCAAGGGTAAAAAATACATCATCTCTACAGGGTCCTCCCCCTTTGTGCCACCCCTTGAGGGACTCGATTCTGTTTCTTATCTCACAAATGAAAGTGTTTTTGAGCTGGAAAGACTCCCCGATAGCCTCATTATACTGGGGGGTGGTCCCATCGGGATCGAACTGGCCCAGGCTGCTTCAAGGTTGGGGACCAGGGTGCAGATTGTCGAGATGATGCCCGAACTTATCTCTGGAGAAGAGATCTTTGTTTCTCATGCCATCGGGAAGCAGCTGGAGTCTGAGGGCGTTCAGCTGCATCTGGGGGCCAGGGCGACCCGCATTTCCGGAAAGGACAATAGAATCTCTCTTGTCTATGAAAAAGAGGGTCTCGAGCTGACAATTGAAGCGGATTCCCTGTTGGTTGCCATCGGCCGGAGACCCAATTTGGAGGATCTGGAACTGGATCAGGCCGGGATCAGGTACAACCGCAAAGGTATTGAAGTCAATTCCCGACTGCAGACTACACAAGCCCATATTTATGCCATTGGAGATGTGGTCGGTCCCTACCTTTTCTCCCATATGGCCAATGCCCAGGGGATACTGGCGACTCAGAATGCCATTCTTCCCTTCAAGAGGAAGATCAATTATGATCAGGCAGCCTGGGTCACATTCACCGAACCTGAGATAGCCCGGACGGGGATGACAGAAACCGAAGCCAGGAAAGCCCGGGGCGATAAGATCCGGGTTTATGAATATGATTTCAATGAGCTGGACCGGGCCATGACCATAGGCCCGACTAATGAAAAGATGAAGGTCATCCTGGACCGCAAAGGGAAGCTTCTGGGGCTCTCTATTCTGGCCGATAGGGCAGGTGAATTGTTGGGTGAGGCACTGCTTCTCAAGTCCCGTGGAATCAATTTTGCCAGGCTGGGTTCTGTCGTGCATCCCTATCCCGGCTACAGCGATGTGTTTTCGAAGATTGGTAAGAGAGTCATGGTGGATAATCTTTTGAACCACCCTGTGGTAAAACTCTTCAGAAAGAAGTAAAAACCACGATAAAGCAGAAAGAAGAGGTGTGAAATTGAAATATTTTATTATTGCAGCATCATTAATGACCCTGTTGATTTTAATGATGGCGGTAAAGAATGCAAGGACTCCCCAGGGGTTGGGTGTGAATGAAGGGCAACTGGCTGCTCTGCCCGGGACGCCTAATGCCGTTTCCAGTCAAACCGGGGATACTGAAAAGAGGGTCGACCCTTTTCCATTCAAAGGCGATATAAAAGAGACAAAGCGTATGATTAAACAGGCATTGCAGGACTATGGAAATATCGAAATTGAAGCGGAAACAGACAGCTACATTCATGCGGTCAGTACGACCCGGAAGATGAAGTATCATGATGACCTGGAGTTCTATTTCGATGAAAAAGACCAGGTCGTTCACTTTCGCTCGGCATCCAGGGTCGGGAAATCAGACCTGGGCTTGAACAGTGACCGGTATAATCATTTGATGGAATCCTACAAACAGCAACAGTAGCATCGAGGCCTTAGAATCGATCCTCCCGGTACTCTCTGAGAGCCAGGGGAGGTGATAAGATTTCCCTCCATAGGATGGCTTTTCTGAGGACCGACAATCTGTCAGTACTTTCAGTCTTCGATTCAACAAGAGGTAGAGCCTTCCCGGAAACAGGCAGCGGGGGGCGGTTCCATGAGGGGAGGGTGCTTTCGTACCCATGCACTGTCCTCTGGAGGACTCGCTGTGAGTCCGCACTCATATTGAATGGTCTTTCTGAAGAGTCTGCAAGGGGTGGTTTTGAACCCGGAATTGCTTTGTTTTTCATATTCATTTTAGTGGATACCGCTATTTTTCTGATGAGCGGATTGAAAATGAAGAGGATGACCAGAGCCAGAGAAATCAGACTGAATATGATATCACCCGCAGTCATGGCTTTTTACCTGACTCTCCGTCTTTCATATCACCCCCAATGCTGTTGCGCATGGTTGTATCTGCCTGAATATTTTGAATACGGTAGTAATCCATGATGCCCAGATGTCCATTCCGGAATGATTCAGATATAGCTTTTGGAATTTCCACTTCCGCCAGGACAACCTTGGCTCTGTTTTCCTGTATTTCAGCCAGCATTTCCTGCTCTCTGGCCTTGGCTGCGGCACGCCTCTGTTCCGCTACTGCCTGAAAACGCCGCATATCCGCTTCGGCCTGATCCGCCTGGAGTTTAGCACCGATATTGGAACCCACATCTATATCGGCGATATCAATGGAAAGGATCTCAAAGGCTGTTCCCGCATCCAGCCCCTTGGCCAGAACGGTTTTGGATATGTTGTCTGGGTTTTCCAGCACATCCTTGTAGGTTGCAGCCGATCCTATGGTCGTGACGATCCCTTCTCCCACACGGGCGATGATGGTCTCTTCCGTCGCACCACCAATGAGGCGTGCCAGGTTGGTACGAACAGTCACACGGGCCTTGGCCATCAATTGTATGCCGTCCTTTGCCACCGCCGATATGGACTCCTTTCCCTTGTCCGGATTCGGGCAGTCAATGACTTTGGGATTGACACAGGTTTTAACAGCTTCTAATACGTCTCTTCCTGCCAGATCAATGGCTGCCGCTTTTGAAAAGGACAGATCAAGGTTTGCTTTATTGGCAGCGATGAGGGCCCGGCTGACCCGAATGATATCACCTCCAGCCAGGAGATGGGTCTCCAGCAGATCTGAATTCATATTCAGACCGGCTTTTACCAGCATGATGCGGCTTTCAACAACGACTTTTGATTTTACCTTCCTGATCCACATGCCGATGATCCGGTTCATTTTCACTGGAGCCCCGGACAATAAGGCTCTGAACCAGAGTCCGAAAAAAAAGACAAAAATCATCAGGACTATGAGACAGAAAACAGCAATAACAATATACAGAGCAATAAACATACTAACCTCTCTTGACTACAAGGCGCAGTCCCTCATTGTGGATTACAATCAAGGGTGAATCCATTTCGAGATATTCCCCTTCTGTCTGGACAATATAAACTGTTCCCCTGATTTCGGCCTTTCCCACTGGCCTTAAGTCTGTCAATGCCAGTGCCTTCTCACCAATGGTTATGTGGGAATGTTTCTGTGGTTCGTGCTCCGTCAGGACTGGAGGGGTCTCTTTCAATATAAGACGGTTGAAGAGCCTGGAATGGGGAAGGAAGATCATAAGGACAGCAATGAGTGGGATGGCACCCATCAGGCTTAAGGAGACATAGAAGAGGTTTTGTCTGAATAGATCCCACTGCCAGGAGTATTCGGGTATGACAAAATCCTGCCGGGCAAGAACAAGAGACACAAGGATAAGAATGATTCCGGTGATACCGGTTATCCCGAAACCGGGAATGATGAATACTTCAATAAGCAGCAATATGATGCCCATCAGAAAAAGCAGCAGTTCCAGAGAACCCAGGTTTCCGATCAATGTGCTGGAGATGAAGACCAGGACAAAACAGACCAGGGCGATGGTTCCGGGAATCCCGAATCCCGGACTGGTCACCTCCATATACAGGGCCACAATTCCGACCATTATCAGAAGGCTGGCCACGGCAGCACTGCTTAAAAATGCAACGATCCAGTCTGAAGTTGTTTTCTCAAGAATGCTTACAGAAGATTGTGTGATAGAAAGGGCATCATACAGGCTCTCCCTTCCCGATACCGTGGCGGAGGACATTCCATATTTCTCCATTTCTCCTGCGGTTAGAGTCAGGAGTTTTCCCTCGGCGCACACCATTTTACCTTTCTCCAACTCTCCCATGTCTTCGGGAGTCAGAAGGCGGATGCCCTCCGTCGTTTTGACCTCAAAGAGTTCAATGTCCGGGTCTACCATGGCCAGGGCTATGGATCTGGAGTATCCGTTCTTCTCTGCCAGGGCAGCCATCTGACCCCGCACGGCGCTGACCACCTTTTCTTCGGCCATGACCATGCCTTCGGCTGTTTGATACACAGGAGCGGCCGCCCCGATCGATGTTCCGGAATCCATGTAGATACTGTCACAGGAAAAGGATATCAAGGCACCTGCTGACCAGCTGACACCCGTTCCTTCCGATCCGGAAGGAATATAAGCCACCGTATGAGCCCACTGAATAGACCCTATGAGTGAGGTGATTTCCAGGGCCGAATCGACCCTCCCGCCAAAGGTGTTCAATTCAAAAATGATGAGGGGAGAATTATCTTCTTTCGCTTTAAGGATGCTTCGTTTTAGATATATAGACAGAAACGGATCGATCTCTTCTTTGACAGGAATCAGATACACCGGCCCGTCCGGTAGAGACTCCGGAAGGACAGAGGGGATAGATGAGAATAGAAATACAAAAAGAAAAGTAAGAAAGAAGTATTTTCCTAACATACAAATCCTCTACCTAGTAATAATAATAGAGGAGAGTCTCTCTGTCAAAAAAAGCTTTTAAAATGTATTATCCTCATTCTGATTAAGGACTTATCTGCTCCACTTTTTCTACCTCTGCTGTTGTAATGAGGGTATCGACGGCTAGTAGGAATTCTTCTTTTTCCGCTTCATCAAAATCAAGAAGCTTGACCAGCCTGGACATAAAGGGTTTGACAAAGTGTTCCATCCTCTGCTGCTTCTTCTCATACTCTGTTTTGTTATCCAGGATCATCACCTCAACCGGAGAGGGGTCCGAATACTGACCAATCCTCTGGAATCCCAGCTTGTAATACATGGCGACCTGCTTCTGGTCATCGGCAAAGACATCCAGAAAAAGACTCTCCGTCTTCTGAATCCTGGCATAAAGGTAGGCCAGGGTCATGAGGCCCAGGGGGATGATGCTGCCCCGCTCATCCTTCAATACGGCCAGACGGTCAATCTCGGCACATCTTTTTCCTTCTACCATATGATTGAGTTCAAAGTGGTTCTCAATAGGCAGATGATCCAGCATCTGGGTGGTGATACAGGATACGGTCCCAACGGGCTGTAATCCCTTGTACGCCAGAATATGGTAGGCTTTTTCGTCAATCTTCCGCCTGATCGTCTCTTCTCTGTATCCCATCTCTCCCACCAGAATTTTCCTCTGAATGAAGAAGACATCCTCTCTTTCTATTGCATTCTTCACATTGACAAAACGTATCTTCCATTTGTCAGAGGATTCTATCGGCAGGGAGACAGCGATTTCAGTACCGTGCTTATACTCACTGTTGATGTGTATTCTTCCCCCCATTCCTGTGAGTATCTGGTGGGTGATACTGAGCCCCAGACCTGTCCCCCGGCCTGCTTCCTTGGTGGTATAAAAGGGGTCGAAAATCTCTTCCATATGCTCTTTTTCAATGCCGATTCCCGTATCTTTGATGCTCACCCTGGCACTGAATCCAGACTTACCGCTCTGTAGGGTGAGGGTGCCCCCTGAAGGCATGGATTGTACCGCATTGACTATCAGATTCATAAAAACCTGCTGTAATCCATTCTGGTTGACCTCAATGGCGGGCAGCTCTTCCAGATCCTTCACAACGGTGATCTGGGAAAAATCCATACCCCTCTGGGCCAGACGCAGTGAGTTTTCCAACACCATATTGATATCGATGGCACCTGTTTCTCCCTTCTCTTTACGGGAGTAGGTTGTCAGATCCTTAATCACCGCCGCCGCGGTTTCAGAGTATTGAATAATGTCTGTGGTAAATTCATAGAGCTGAGAGGCCGGGTCCAGCATATCTTTCATAATTTCTGCAGTTCCCAGGATTCCACCCAGAGGATTGTTTATCTCATGGGCAATTCCAGAGGCGAGTGTTCCGATGCCTGCCAGTTTTTCGGATTGAACCAGCTCAGCCTGCAATTTCTTCTGCTGAGTAATGTCCTGAAAAAATTCAAGGAACAGCTTGTCTTCATGAGCCGGGACCGCAATGGGGTAAAAATGCACATCGAAGATCATTTTATTCTGCTCTCTTATCTGCTCAACCGCAAAGGGGAGTTGGGTATGGAGGCAGTCCTGAGCCATGCATTTAGGACAGGGCTTCTCCCTCTGAAAGAAGACCCGGTAGCATTTTTTACCCACCAGATCATCATAATGTGCATGAAAGTATTTGGTTGCAGCAAAATTGACCATGATAATGTTGTAGTTGATATCCTGAATGGAGATAGGAGTG carries:
- a CDS encoding GGDEF domain-containing protein, whose protein sequence is MTKKLAFTKPVLLKQTDIFSSLQTHELRVIAKNSEFRIYQPGETVFKTGEPGNALYIVESGEVVVQKQEEYGPVIDFARFIQGNCFGELDMFTETNRVASAVASGETRLLVFPKSGTSFEEILKELPEISARILHKILVNIAERIRSANSLIKENSPLMQELKKQVYRDKLTGIFNQTYLLEKIRKFINNGNQFALIISKPDNFKDLNDNYGHEIGDLVLKMMARLLRDFIGDDSRTVRYKGNAMAVLLMGASRKEAYEAGLGIRDFLNQLDVSEVIGGVKFQLTASVGISLFPDHASDPETLVFNTHELPLKGRTQGGNLILFPEDNQDTE
- a CDS encoding ATP-dependent DNA helicase RecQ, with the protein product MPFIASGKTPLNPLEILKSRFKHTAFQGDQEKIINRLLSGKDHHCLVLMPTGGGKSLCYQLTALCLPGKTLVISPLISLMKDQVDALRKKGIEASFINSTVSKGDREKRLEEFVYGKTKIFYVTPERFKKAEFMEKVKRVELSLLAVDEAHCISAWGNDFRPDFSRIGEYRKSLGNPLTIALTATATVDVQEDILRVLQLDESSVKTFNQGIQRPNLHLEAEEVVDDEMKLERMVGIIARIPGSGIIYFSLIKTLETFSALLDQLGITHLVYHGKLDQSQRKRVQNTFMKGSELVLATNAFGMGIDKKDIRFIVHAEIPGSLESYYQEIGRAGRDGQDSLCSLFYNQDDLMIHMDFIKWSNPEPSFYQKLFQFLEKEIEKANIFGLEYLREQLVYKNRYDFRLDTALGLLERHGVTSGSIDDKNLKLTASLPESLIDESVHEKHINHDRQKLLGIVNYFRTDSCRFSFLEEYFGITSAHRCRNCDNC
- a CDS encoding NAD(P)/FAD-dependent oxidoreductase, whose amino-acid sequence is MKEYDIVVIGAGSGGITAAVTAAGFRKKVLLIDKSKPGGECTWSGCIPSKALIHEAKKINTIRKTIKDFPYDSKEALDHVHRVRETVYSHETPESLSKSGIEYLQGRASFKDSRTLLVGNQEVKGKKYIISTGSSPFVPPLEGLDSVSYLTNESVFELERLPDSLIILGGGPIGIELAQAASRLGTRVQIVEMMPELISGEEIFVSHAIGKQLESEGVQLHLGARATRISGKDNRISLVYEKEGLELTIEADSLLVAIGRRPNLEDLELDQAGIRYNRKGIEVNSRLQTTQAHIYAIGDVVGPYLFSHMANAQGILATQNAILPFKRKINYDQAAWVTFTEPEIARTGMTETEARKARGDKIRVYEYDFNELDRAMTIGPTNEKMKVILDRKGKLLGLSILADRAGELLGEALLLKSRGINFARLGSVVHPYPGYSDVFSKIGKRVMVDNLLNHPVVKLFRKK
- a CDS encoding DUF1499 domain-containing protein, translating into MKYFIIAASLMTLLILMMAVKNARTPQGLGVNEGQLAALPGTPNAVSSQTGDTEKRVDPFPFKGDIKETKRMIKQALQDYGNIEIEAETDSYIHAVSTTRKMKYHDDLEFYFDEKDQVVHFRSASRVGKSDLGLNSDRYNHLMESYKQQQ
- the floA gene encoding flotillin-like protein FloA (flotillin-like protein involved in membrane lipid rafts); amino-acid sequence: MFIALYIVIAVFCLIVLMIFVFFFGLWFRALLSGAPVKMNRIIGMWIRKVKSKVVVESRIMLVKAGLNMNSDLLETHLLAGGDIIRVSRALIAANKANLDLSFSKAAAIDLAGRDVLEAVKTCVNPKVIDCPNPDKGKESISAVAKDGIQLMAKARVTVRTNLARLIGGATEETIIARVGEGIVTTIGSAATYKDVLENPDNISKTVLAKGLDAGTAFEILSIDIADIDVGSNIGAKLQADQAEADMRRFQAVAEQRRAAAKAREQEMLAEIQENRAKVVLAEVEIPKAISESFRNGHLGIMDYYRIQNIQADTTMRNSIGGDMKDGESGKKP
- a CDS encoding NfeD family protein; this encodes MLGKYFFLTFLFVFLFSSIPSVLPESLPDGPVYLIPVKEEIDPFLSIYLKRSILKAKEDNSPLIIFELNTFGGRVDSALEITSLIGSIQWAHTVAYIPSGSEGTGVSWSAGALISFSCDSIYMDSGTSIGAAAPVYQTAEGMVMAEEKVVSAVRGQMAALAEKNGYSRSIALAMVDPDIELFEVKTTEGIRLLTPEDMGELEKGKMVCAEGKLLTLTAGEMEKYGMSSATVSGRESLYDALSITQSSVSILEKTTSDWIVAFLSSAAVASLLIMVGIVALYMEVTSPGFGIPGTIALVCFVLVFISSTLIGNLGSLELLLFLMGIILLLIEVFIIPGFGITGITGIILILVSLVLARQDFVIPEYSWQWDLFRQNLFYVSLSLMGAIPLIAVLMIFLPHSRLFNRLILKETPPVLTEHEPQKHSHITIGEKALALTDLRPVGKAEIRGTVYIVQTEGEYLEMDSPLIVIHNEGLRLVVKRG
- a CDS encoding GNAT family N-acetyltransferase, which codes for MVLNISTLIPGMSCILYIIFTVFGLNQARKDQVMHSFNLYMFMMTVWSFGSFAMHANTGIYTPLFWNRFMMIGMLGVPITTFHALLDLTNSGKRKMTLPLYLGYFIYLLLLYLNFSGKIVEKAWFDQNGFNYRLADGAILAYSLSYLFLIFALIHLTTELRKANNKMLQRKLMYPIYGVGILLVSVLVNLYEPLGKYPIDIMGTTVNAIFIFYSIYNYRLLNYSSLVLNGILFFILAMISSTIFFAVLWILSLAKEIITIQSTFGVSLLLGILSAVIFQPVRKGTRSIMEKLFLGKSLSSFQDLRSFSDSLNSIVDMNILGELTTKKISASYNLNWSAMLVLDYSSRTYQIFGWQGLGITLNQSVPFEPEGEDSVEKLMADRSQSLLEQMIYPTLNFTLSETALSLKPSLVLPLKFNNRTNGYILLGEREERAYFNQMERDTLEILRGQCSVTLENAISFERLKNQQLRLQNLNSELTVSRNKLEAFFDGITTPISIQDINYNIIMVNFAATKYFHAHYDDLVGKKCYRVFFQREKPCPKCMAQDCLHTQLPFAVEQIREQNKMIFDVHFYPIAVPAHEDKLFLEFFQDITQQKKLQAELVQSEKLAGIGTLASGIAHEINNPLGGILGTAEIMKDMLDPASQLYEFTTDIIQYSETAAAVIKDLTTYSRKEKGETGAIDINMVLENSLRLAQRGMDFSQITVVKDLEELPAIEVNQNGLQQVFMNLIVNAVQSMPSGGTLTLQSGKSGFSARVSIKDTGIGIEKEHMEEIFDPFYTTKEAGRGTGLGLSITHQILTGMGGRIHINSEYKHGTEIAVSLPIESSDKWKIRFVNVKNAIEREDVFFIQRKILVGEMGYREETIRRKIDEKAYHILAYKGLQPVGTVSCITTQMLDHLPIENHFELNHMVEGKRCAEIDRLAVLKDERGSIIPLGLMTLAYLYARIQKTESLFLDVFADDQKQVAMYYKLGFQRIGQYSDPSPVEVMILDNKTEYEKKQQRMEHFVKPFMSRLVKLLDFDEAEKEEFLLAVDTLITTAEVEKVEQISP